In Methylocystis echinoides, one genomic interval encodes:
- a CDS encoding efflux RND transporter periplasmic adaptor subunit yields the protein MIRADRRVLMAIGALALALAAGWAWQGGLRFGQGDKPAAESAEGPDGRRRDEAVSVATAKARIEDVPVTIDAVGTVQALNTVTIRTQVDGRLLRLAFTEGQDVKKGEVLAEIDPALYQALYDQAVAKKAQDEANLANARVDLTRYEKLVAGKFLSHQQYATQKAQVTQLEAQVRADQAAIDNAKTTLDYATIRSPIDGRVGIRLVDVGNIVHPSDQGGIVVVTQLKPIYVVFTLPQQALPAVQKAQAAGPAKVRALGADNATTLESGELSVIDNQIDQLTGTVKLKATFSNQDLRLWPGQFVNVRLMLDTIRNAVVTPSPAVQRGPNGAFVYVLGDDGRAHMKSVTTGRQDENIVVLTSGLEPGATVVTSGFARLFDGAKVRVAHVEEPATAAATPAEPQKEPEGGGRRRRGAKGDSARGDGAKGEGSPGK from the coding sequence ATGATCCGCGCGGACCGGCGGGTTCTGATGGCCATTGGAGCGCTCGCGCTGGCGCTCGCCGCCGGCTGGGCGTGGCAAGGCGGTCTGCGTTTTGGACAAGGCGACAAGCCTGCGGCCGAAAGCGCCGAGGGCCCCGACGGGCGGCGGCGGGACGAAGCCGTGAGCGTCGCGACGGCGAAGGCGCGGATCGAGGACGTGCCGGTGACGATCGACGCCGTGGGCACCGTGCAGGCCCTCAATACGGTGACGATCCGCACCCAGGTCGACGGCCGCCTTCTGCGCCTCGCTTTTACCGAAGGCCAGGACGTCAAGAAGGGCGAGGTTCTCGCCGAGATCGACCCTGCCCTCTACCAGGCCCTCTACGATCAGGCGGTCGCCAAGAAGGCGCAGGACGAGGCCAATCTCGCCAACGCCCGCGTCGATTTGACGCGATACGAGAAGCTCGTCGCCGGCAAGTTTCTTTCCCATCAGCAATACGCCACGCAGAAGGCGCAAGTGACGCAGCTCGAGGCGCAGGTGCGCGCCGATCAGGCCGCGATCGACAACGCCAAGACGACCCTCGACTACGCCACGATCCGCTCGCCGATCGACGGACGCGTGGGCATCCGGCTCGTGGACGTGGGCAATATCGTGCACCCTTCCGACCAGGGCGGCATCGTGGTCGTCACCCAGCTGAAGCCGATTTACGTGGTCTTCACCCTGCCGCAGCAGGCGCTTCCGGCCGTGCAGAAGGCGCAGGCCGCCGGCCCGGCCAAGGTTCGGGCGCTCGGCGCCGACAACGCCACGACGCTCGAGAGCGGCGAACTCTCGGTGATCGACAACCAGATCGATCAGCTGACCGGAACGGTGAAGCTGAAGGCCACCTTCTCCAATCAGGATCTGCGCCTGTGGCCGGGGCAGTTCGTCAATGTGCGGCTGATGCTCGACACGATCCGCAACGCCGTCGTGACGCCGAGCCCTGCGGTTCAGCGCGGACCCAATGGCGCCTTCGTCTATGTTTTGGGGGACGACGGCCGCGCCCATATGAAAAGCGTCACAACAGGACGGCAGGATGAGAACATCGTCGTCCTGACCTCGGGGCTCGAGCCCGGCGCAACCGTCGTGACCAGCGGATTCGCGCGGCTTTTCGACGGCGCGAAGGTGCGCGTGGCGCATGTCGAGGAG